The genomic DNA GAAGCGCATATCGACGCCCTCCTTGTCGGCCAGCTCCTGCACGCGCTCCGCCGGGCGGACGTTGAAGCCGATGATGATCGCGTCATCGACGGTCGCCAGGTTGACGTCGTTCTGCGTGATGGCGCCGACGCCGCGGTGGATGACGCGCAGCTGCACTTCCTCGCCGACGTCGATCTTGAGCAGCGAGTCCTCGAGCGCCTCGACCGCACCGGAGACATCGCCCTTGAGGATGAGGTTGAGGGTGTCAATCTTGCCCTCAGCCACAGCCTGGTCGAAGTCTTCCAGCGTGATGCGCTTGCGGCGCTTGGCGAGCTGTGCGTTGCGGTCAGCGGCTTCGCGCTTCTCCGCGATCTGGCGCGCGGTGCGCTCGTCCTCGGTGGCGAGGAACGTGTCACCGGCGCGCGGGACCGTCGAGAGGCCGAGGACCTGAACCGGACGCGACGGCAGAGCCACATCCATGGCCTCGCCGTTCTCGTTGAACATGGCGCGGACGCGTCCGTGGCCGTGGCCGGCCACGATCGTGTCACCAACGGCCAGCGTGCCGGACTGGACGAGAACGGTCGCGACGGCGCCGCGGCCCTTATCCAAGTTGGCCTCGATCGCAATACCGCGAGCGTTCTTGTCCGGGTTGGCGCGCAGATCCAGCGCCGCATCGGCTGTCAGCAGGACGGCCTCGAGAAGATCGTCGATACCGTCGCCCTTGAGCGCGGAAACCGCGATGAACATCGTGTCGCCGCCGTAGTCCTCCGGAACCAGACCGTATTCGGCGAGCTGGCCCTTGACCTTCTCCGGGTTGGCGCCTTCCTTATCCATCTTGTTGACGGCGACCACGACGGGAACCTCGGCTGCCAAGGCGTGGTTAAGCGCCTCAACGGTCTGCGGCATGACGCCGTCGTCCGCGGCCACCACCAGCACGGCGATGTCCGTCACCTTCGCACCACGAGCACGCATAGCCGTGAAGGCCTCGTGACCCGGGGTATCAATGAAGGTGATCGCGCGATCTTGGCCCTCGTGCTCGGCGTGGACCTGGTACGCACCGATGTGCTGGGTGATGCCGCCGGCCTCGCCCTCGATGACGTTGGAGCGACGGATCGCATCCAACAGGCGGGTCTTGCCGTGGTCGACGTGACCCATGACCGTGATCACTGGCGGACGAGCCTCGAGCATGTCGTCGGTCTCGGCCTCGGCCTCGCCCTCAATGTCGATATCGAAGGACTCGAGCAGCTCCCGCTCCTCGTCCTCCGGCGAGACGACCTCGACCTTGTAGCCGAGCTCCTCGCCGAGCAACTCGAACGTGGTCTCATCCAGCGACTGGGTCGCCGTCGCCATCTCGCCCAACGTCATCAGGACCGTCACGAGCGCAGCCGGGTTGGCATTGATCTTCTCTGCGAAGTCAGCCACCGATGCACCGCGGCGCAGGCGCACGACCGTGTTGCCATCGCCCTTGGGGACGGTCACGCCGCCAAACTGGCGCTCGCGCTGCTGCTCAAATTCCTGACGCTTGGCGCGCTTCGACTTGCGCTGCTTGCCGCGCGAACCGCCCTTACCGAAGGCACCTGCCGTGCCGCCGCGGCCACGACCGCCGCCGCCACGGAATCCGCCGGGGCCTCCGCCCGGACGGCCGGGGCCGCCACCGCCGGGTCGACCACCGGCACCGGGGCGTCCGCCGCCGGGTGCCGGCTTGGCCGGACGCTGGGCTGGCATCATGTTCGGGTTGGGGCGCGGGGCACCGCCGCCGCTACCTCCCGGCCGGGGCGCGCCCGGACGCGGGCCACCCTGTCCGGGTGCGGGACGAGGACCGCCCTGCCCCGGTGCCGGACGCGGACCGCCCTGACCGGCACCCTGGCGGGCCGGTCCGCGACCGCCCTCACCGCGGCCTGCGTCACGCGAACGCATGCCCTGCGACGAGGAGTACGGGTTGTTGCCGGGGCGCGGGCCACCGCGGCGGCCACCTTCGCCACGTCCGCCGTCGCGGGAGCGCATGCCCTGCGAGGAGGCGTAGGGGTTGTTGCCGGGGCGCGGCGCGCCCGGCTTCGGGGCCGGCTTGGGGCCGGGCTTGGGGGCACCGGGCTTCGGAGCCTCGGCCTGTGCAGCCGGCTTGGGGGCCTCGGCGGCCGGGGCCGGCTTGGGGGCCTCAGCTGCCGGCTTCGGGGCCGGCTTGGGGCCGGGCTTGGGAGCGGACTTGGCAGCAGACGGCTTGGCCGCCGGCTTGTCCGACTTCTGCTCGCCGCCACCCGCGTTGGGGTAGGCGCTGCGGAGCTTCTTCACCACGGGGGGCTCGATGGTCGAGGAGGCGGAGCGAACGAACTCGCCCATCTCCTGCAACTTTGCGAGGGCTTCCTTTGAAGGAATGCCGAGCTCTTTGGCGAGCTCGTGTACGCGGACCTTGGGCACTTTTCTCCTGTCTCGGTCCGCCCCACTCGCACAGTGCTAGGGATGGACCGTCATGTTCTTACGTCTGCGGTGTCCGCCGTGGGACGGCACACCTGCTACGGCGCATAACTTCTGTTTCATAGCTAGGCGCTCATCGCTTACCACTCATCGGGTTTCCATCAGTCTTCTGACCCGCTTTCAGGTTGAACGTTTGCTTCGGCGCGTCCGCAAGTCGCGAACGCGTCGATGGCCGCGTGCATCACCGACTCATCCGGCGTCGGCACCGGGGCACGAAAGGCCCGGGCGAACGCCCGCTTCTTGACGATGATGGCGGCACACTCCGGCTGCGGATGCATCCAAGCACCCCGACCGGACTTGCGCCGAGCGGGATCGGGGACAACGGTGAAGGGTGTTGTTTCCCGATCCAGGACCCAGCGCAGCAGCGCAGCCTGGTCATCAACACGACGGCATCCAATGCACGTCCGTTGCGGGCTGTGGTGCTCGCTCACGTGACGCTCCATCTGATCAATTCCGTCCGGCTGACGCCAAACCACCAACCAGTCTACCGCGAATGCGCAACTCGGGCCCCTCCCCTGCCGCCTCGGCGGGGCGAAACGCCGGCCGATCCCGCCGAGCCCCCGCGGCCTATCGTCCGGCTGCCGCCTGAGCATCGGAGACGATGTCAATACGCCAACCGGTCAACTTCGCCGCGAGTCGGGCGTTCTGCCCCTCCTTGCCGATGGCCAGCGATAGCTGGCTCTCGGGGACGATGACGCGCGCTTGACGCGACGCCTCATCCACAATCGTGACCGAGGACACCTTGGACGGGGACAGCGCCGAGCCGATGAACGTCGCCGGATCCTCGCTGAAGTCAACAATGTCGATCTTCTCGTCATTCAGATCATTCATCACCGCGCGCACGCGGGTGCCCATCTCGCCGATGCAGGCTCCCTTGGCATTAATGCCAGCCTTGGTGGCGTGGACGGCGATCTTGCTGCGGTGCCCCGCCTCACGGGCCACGGCGATGATGCTCACGGAACCATCCGCGATCTCGGGAACCTCGAGCTTGAACAGCTCTTTGACGAGGTTCGGGTGCGTCCGCGAGAGCGTGACTGATGGCCCCTTGGTGCCCTTGGTCACCGAGGTGACGTAGGCGCGCAGACGGCCTCCGTGCGGGTAGGACTCGCCTGGAACCTGCTCGGGAGGAGGCAGGAGGGCCTCGATCTCGCCGAGGTCCACCTGCACCATGTGCGGATTGTTGCCCTGCTGAATCTGGCCGGAGACCAATTGGCCCTCGCGGCCCTTGAAGCGACCCAGCACCTTGTCATCCTCGGCGTCGCGCAGACGCTGCATGATGACCTGACGCGCCGTCGATGCCGCAACGCGTCCGAAGCCCTCCGGGGTGTCGTCAAACTGCCCGACGACGGTGCCGTCCTTTTCGATCTCGTCCGCCCAAATCGTCACGTGGCCGCTCTTGGGGTCCATTTCGGCGCGGGCGCGAGAGAAGGCTCCGGGGGTCTTGTGGTAAGCGGCCAGAAGGGCCTGCTCGATGGTCGGGATGACCTGCTCCAGCTCGACCCCCCGCTCACTGACCAAGAGGCGCAGCGCGCTCATATCGATATCCATCTCAGGCCTCCTCGTTGCTGTCGAGAATCGTCTCGGCGCCCGGGTCTGGGCGATTAAATTCCACTTCTACCTTGCCGTGAACGACCTGCTCGAACGGCAGGCTCACGGGATCGCCGGGCTTGGGCTTCATGCCCTTCTTGGGCTGGATCTCCGGCACCAACACCACGCCACCGTCCGTGACCTCACGGAGGCGTCCGGTGACGTTGTCCGCGCCGGCGATCCTGGCGGTCACCATACGGCCCAGATTCCGGCGCCAGTGGCGCGGCTCGGTCAGCGGGCGACTCACGCCGAACGAGGACACCTCGAGATCGTAGGGGGCCTCGGAGTCCTGCGGGTCCTGATCAAGGGCGCGGGAGACGGACTCAGAGACCTCGGCGATCGTGTCCAGGTCGACGCCGTCTGTACCGGTTTCACGATCAACCACCACGTGCACCACGCGGTGCGTTCCCGACCGGCGCAGCTCGACTTCCTCGAGGATCAGGCCGTGGGAGGCAACCGTGGGCCTCAGGTACTCCGTGAGGCGGTCCGCCTCTGGTTGGGCGTTCTCCGGCGTGCCGGGCATCAGTTCCTCCCACATATTCGATGTTGTGGCCACCAGACTATCGACTCGACACGCTTTTCGCTTGCTGGGCACCTCTGGTGGCGCGCAAACGGCTCTGCCCCGTGGGATGATCGACGTGATGAGCCAGCATGCCCGCCACACCGCAACCCGTCCACCACGGCGCCCGCCGTGGTGGCGGCGAACGGCCCGTGGACTGCGCCAAATCGTGGTTCTGACTCTTCTCGCGGCCATCGTCGTCGCGCTCGGGACCACGGTGTCCACACTGCCGCCTGAACGCCGCGCCGCCGATGCGGCGACGGGCGAGGGCCAACGCCCTCGTGTTGAAGAACACGTTGAGCTCGTCGCCGAACGCGTGGCCCAGGAGACACCGGAGGCTCTGCCCGACGCCATCGCGCGGGCCCTCGAGCGCCATCCGCACTTGATCGGCCCCCCAGAACGGACTGAGCCGTGGTTCGAGGCGTTGCCATCGCCCGTGTCCACTGACTCGCCCGACGGCGATGAGGAAGCGGCCCCCTTACCAGAGGTGCTCGAGCTCGCCACGCGCGAGACGTTAACGCGGGCACTGAACGTCACGGTGGACCCCGAGGCCCGCGATGCCACCGGAACGGCCGTGCCCGCCGAGCGCCTGCGCACGCTCGTCGCCGTCGGGTTAGAGCAGTGGCAGGCGCTCGCTCACGTCGATCCGGACGCCGCAGCGGCCGTGCGTGAAGATCTCCTCGCGGCGGACGCGCAACCAGACGACGTCGGCACCGCTGACGAGCGGGCCTGCGGCGCCCTCGAACAGGCGGCCGCGACCGCCTACGAGCTGGCCTACCTCTACGAGTACACCGCGGTGCGCACGGGCACCGATCGCGACGACGACGACGCCGACGGGACGTGGCGGTGGCGGGCTGCCGCCGCCCGGGCCACCACCGGCGACCACCTGGCTGCCCTCTTGCCCACGGGCTGCACGGCGCTGCGCAGCCCGGCTTATCCCGCGCCCGCCGACTCGGCGCTCGCGGACCGCGCCAGCGCCCTAGAGGGCCGCTGGGCGCTCGAGCTGCGCGAGGCCGCTGCGGCTGTTCACCCGGCCGCGCGGGCGGCCCTCATGGAACAGGCCCTGACCGCCGCGGGCGAGACGTGGGTTGGTTTCGCCAGGGCCGAGTTCGATTAGGCCGCGAAGTCGGCCACGACGTCGTACCCCAAGCGCGCGATGAGCACGGTCACGACGATCAGGAAGATCACGCGGATGAACTTGCTGCCCTTGCTGATGGCCATCCGGGCGCCCACGTACCCGCCCACCATGTTCGCGAGGCCGAGAACGAGCCCCAGTCCCCACAAGAGGTGGCCGCTCGGCAGAAAGAACGCGAGCGCACCAAGGTTCGTCGCCATGTTGACGAGCTTGGCCTTGGCCGAGGATTCGAGAAAGTTGTAGCCGAGGAACACCACGAGGGCGATGATCAGGAAGGACCCAGTCCCCGGACCCAAGAGGCCGTCGTAGAAACCGATGATGAGGCCAATGAGCGCGGCGACCGCGTGATGGCGGCGCCCGCTGTGGCGGAGCTGGGTCAACTCCCCCACGGTCGGCTTGACCGCGGTGAAAATGGCCACCGCCACGAGCGCGGCGACGATGACCGGCTTGATCACCTCGGCCGGCAGGACCGCCGCGATCATGGCGCCGCCGAAGCTTCCGGCGAGCGCGATCAGCGCCATCGGAATCGCCGTGCGCAGGTCCGGATGGACCCGCCGGTAGTACGTCACGGCGCTCGTGGTGGTGCCAAAGATGGAGCCCATCTTGTTGGTGGCCAGCGCCTGGACGGGCGTGATGCCGGGCACCAGCAAGAGGGCCGGTAACTGCACCAATCCGCCGCCGCCGACCACCGCGTCGACCCAGCCCGCGGCGAACCCTACGACGATGATGAGCAGCAGGGTTCCGAGCTGGATGGCCTCCAGCCCGGAACCCGTCAGCCACCCGTACGCATCGGGCGCGAACAGCTCCACGTTAGCCGCGGACGATGCCGGCCACGTGGTCGACGACGTCCGCGACGGCGACGTTCTCCCGCTCGCCGGTGGCGCGATCCTTAACCTCGATCTGGCCGTCGGCGAAGCCACGGCCTACGACGACGACTGTCGGGATGCCGATGAGCTCGGCGTCACCAAACTTCACGCCGGCGGAGACCTTGGGGCGGTCGTCGTAAAGCACCTCAACGCCGCGGGATTCGAGGTCGGCGACGATCTTCTCCGCCCCCTCGATCAGCTCATCGCCCTTGCCCGTGACAAGCACGTGCACGTCCGCGGGAGCGACGCTGCGCGGCCAGATGAGCCCCTGATCGTCGTGGTAGTGCTCAGCGATCGCGGCGACCGCGCGGGTGACGCCGATGCCGTAGGAGCCCATCGTGACCGTGGCTTGCTTGCCGTTGGCATCCAAGACCCGAAGATGCAGAGCCTCGGCGTACTTCCGGCCGAGCTGGAAGATGTGCCCGAGTTCAATGCCACGGGCGGTCTGCAGCGGCCCGGAACCGTCCGGCGCCTCGTCGCCCTCCCGGACTTCGCACGCCTCGATAGTCCCGTCCCACGTGAAGTCACGTCCGGCCACCAGCCCGAAGACGTGCTGGCCGCGAACGTTGGCGCCGGTAATCCACGTCGTACCGGAAACGACGCGCGGATCGACGAGGTACGTCAGCCCCGTGGCGCCCTCGCTACCGAGGACCTGGTGATCCAGCCCCAGCCCGGGGCCCATGTACCCCTTGACCAGGAGCGGGTGGGAGCGCAGGTCCTCGTCGCTGGCCTGCTCCACCGAGACCTCACCGCTGATCTCCATCAGCAGGCCAATATTCGCCTGAACCCGCTTCAGATCCACTCCGCGATCCCCGGGGACTCCCACGATGACGACCTGCCGGGCCCCGGACGGGTGCACGATGGTGAGCGCGACGTTCTTCAGGGTGTCCGCAGCGGTCCACTGACCGTCCTCGCGAGGTGCGATCTCATTCGCGGCGTCGACCAGCGTGGCGATCGTCGGCGTATTCGGGGTGTGCCGGACTTGGAAGGAGGCCGCGTCGTCGTACGGGATCTCCTCCGGCACCACGGTGCTGACGGCCTCCACGTTGGCCGCGTACCCGCCGGCGGAGCGCACGAACGTGTCCTCGCCAATCGGCGTGGGGTGCAGGAACTCCTCGGAGGTAGAGCCGCCCATGGCCCCGGCCGTCGCGGCCACGGGAACCACTTCGAGGCCGAGGCGCTCGAAAATCTTGAGGTAGGCGGCGCGGTGCTTCTGGTAGGCCTCCTCCAGCCCCTCATCGTCGATGGTGAAGGAGTAGGAATCCTTCATGACGAACTCGCGGCCGCGCAGCAGACCGGCCCGCGGGCGGGCCTCATCGCGGTACTTCTGCTGGATCTGGTACAGGTAAACCGGCAGATCCTTGTACGAGTTGTAGAGGTCCTTCACCAGCAGGGTGAACATTTCCTCGTGTGTGGGGGCCAGCAGGTAATCCGCGTCCTTGCGGTCCTGCAGGCGGAACAGGCCCTCGCCGTACTCTTCCCACCGGCCCGTGGCCTCGTACGGCTCACGCGGCAGTAGGGCTGGGAAGGACACTTCCTGGCCGCCAATCGCGTTCATTTCCTCCCGCACAATGGCCTCAACCTTGGCCAGGACCTTCAGCCCCATGGGCAGCCACGTGTAAATGCCGGGTGCGGCGCGGCGGATGTAACCGGCGCGCATTAGGAGCTGATGACTTGCGACTTCGGCGTCTGCGGGGTTGTCCCGGAGCGTGCGCAAGAACAGGGTGGAAAGGCGAAGTGCCACTAGCGTTCCGATCGACGTTGTTTCAGTTCAAACCTCACTCCCGCGTGCAGCGGTATGTAGTCCCCCTACTCTAGCGTCATCAACCGTGTTATTGCGCCTCGATTCCGCTTCGCCCGGTGGGGCCAACTAGGCTCATTCTCCGTGCGCGCTATGTTGAGGTTTTCGCAGCCCATCACCGCCGGCGTGATGGCCGCGGTGACCGGCTTCGCGTCGTCGTTCGCGATTGTCCTCGCCGGCCTCAGCGCAGTCGGTGCCAGCGCAACCCAACTCACCTCGGCGCTTCTGGCCGTGTGCCTGCTCAACGGCGTTCTGGCCATGGCGCTCAGCTGGGCTACACGCCTGCCGCTCTCCTTCGCCTGGTCCACGCCGGGAGCCGCGCTTCTGGCCACGGCGGGCGCGGTGACGGACCAGTTCGACGCCGCCGTGGGCGCCCTCATCGTGACCGCGGCCCTGATCGTGGTCACCGGGTGTTGGCCCGCGCTCGGCCGGCTGGTCGGCCGGATTCCGGCCTCGATCGCGGCGGCCATGCTGGCCGGAATCCTCTTCCCGATCTGCCTCGCCCCGGTGACCGCGTCGCTCGAGTTGCCCGCCTACGCCCTGCCGATCGTCGTCGTGTGGTTGGCGGCCCGCCGGTGGGCTCCACGCGCCGCGGTCCCGGCGGCGATGCTGGCCACGGCTGTCGCCGTGGCGGTTTACGCCTGGGGTACGACGCCGCCGCCCGCCTCCGCGCTGCTGCCGCGCCTCGAGTTCGTGGCGCCGGCGTGGGATCCGGCCGTGATCGTGGCCCTCTCCGTTCCGCTGTACATCGTGACGATGGCCGGGCAGAACCTGCCCGGATTCACCGTGTTGACCACGTTCGGGTACCGCCAGCCCGTGGCCACCCCGGTGCTGCTGTCCTCGGGCGCGGCCAGCGGCGTCGGCGCCCTGTTCGCGGCACCGACCGTGAATTTGGCGGCGCTGTCGGCGGCGATCGTCGCGGGGCCGGAAGCCGGCGAGGAGCGCGATCACCGCTGGATCGCCGCGTTCACCGGTGGCGCCACCTATGTGGTGCTCGGGCTGGCCGCGCCGTTCGCCACCCTGCTCGTCGAGGCGGCACCGGAGTCGCTCATTCAGGCGGCCGCCGGGCTGGCCCTCATGACGGCCATGCTGAACGCAGTCTCCACTGCGTTTGAGCGGGAGGACCAGCGGCTCGTCGCGCTCGGCACGTTCCTCGTCGTCGCCTCCGGCCTGACGATCGCGGGCATCGGCTCGGCGTTCTGGGGCCTGCTGGCCGGCGGGGCCCTCCTTCTCACGCTCCCCCGCCGGCGCTAGGCTCGCTGCAATACGTCAATTGGCCGGCAAAGCAGCCGTCACAAGGTCGAGGGGATCCAGATGAGCAGCCAGACCCACCAGTCAGTGAGCAACACGGGCAATGAACACACAGAGTCCGCGTCTCACGACACGCTGAAAGCCAGCGCCGCGTTCGTCATCTGGGGCATCGTGTTGCTGGTCGTCTCACCGTTGGCGGGACTCCCGTTGTACTCCGCGCTGCTCTACACGGGCTTCCGCTACATCGACGCGGGAGCCCTCGGCTTCATGGGATTCGTGTCCGTCGCGGGCACGATCGTAGGGCTCGTCCTCTTGCTGATCGGCATTTACCGGGCCCTGACCGCAGTGCATGTCGGGGCCCGGGAGGCGGCACGCGCGAGCGGTCGGCTCATCACCGGACCTCAGCGCGACGCCGCCCCGGAAGAACGGCTCGACGACCCCAATCCCGCCCCCAAACCGGAGTCAACCATCATCGTCCGCCGAGACTAGACGCGGGCCGGGTTCATTGCCTGCCTACTCAGGCTCGATGGGGATCCAAAGCCGCGCGGTCCCCTGGGCGCTGCCCGGCTCCAGGTCCGCGGTCATGAGCTGCGGCCCCGGCGCCCAGCGGTAGGGGTTGGACGGGAACCATTCGGTAGCCGCGTCCGCCCAGAGCTGCTGTGCGACCTGCGGCATCTGCCCCTCGGCTTCAAAGACCACCCACGTGCCGGCCGGCAGGTGCAGTTCCTCGAATTCCACCGGGGTGTCCTGAGTGGTCGCGGCCGCGCGCCAGTAGTCGACGTCGCTCCCCTCCGTGGCGTCCGGCTGGTTCCCGGCCGTCACGGACAGCAGCCCGCGCGGTTCGACGTCGTTCAGCGCCGCCATCCGTTCGCGCACCTCGGCAGGAATCGAGCGCTCGAAGTCGATGATGGCCTGGTTCGGGCCGGAATACACCACGGGAACGGTGGCCCGGAGGCCGACGAGTGTGGTGGCTGGCAAGTCAACGATGCGATGGTTCATCGGCGTCGTCCCTTCTACTCGGAGATGAAATGAGAGACGAGACTGGGACGCCAGGCTGGCACCGGGTTCGCGGGCCTGGGCCGGCGAGATCCCGTGGACGGCGCGGAAGGCCCGCGTGAACGCCTCGGCCGAGGTGTACCCGTACCGGATGGCGACGTCGAGGATGCCGTCCCCGCGCAGGATGTCCGCGGCCGCTACGGTCATGCGGCGGCGCCGAACGTATTCGGACACCGGCATGCCGGACAGCGTGGAGAACATTCGCCGGAAGTGGTATTCGCTGGTCATCGCCGCGCGGGCGACGTCGGCCATGTTCAGTTCCTCGGTGAGGTTGGCTTCGATCAGCTCGAGTGCGTCGTTCCACAAGTGCACGCTCGCGCCCCTTTCTCTCGAATCCAACCTACGAGTCGGCTGGCACCACCCGCCCGACAATCCGTGCCCGAAATCGTCGGCTCATCGGGTGCCGGTACACGGCGGTAAAGACTTAACTCGCGTGGCCTTCAAGAGAGGGCTCGCTGAAGCGTTCCATCACGCCACGGCAATACCAGCAGCGACCAGACTGGTGAGCCATTCGGCACTTCGATGGCCTTGTTTGCCTGCCCATGCCGAACTCATACGAGCAGCACTCTCCTACACATCCGCAGCCCCCCGCCTCGATGATCTACCAATCTATGGACACCTCTGGCTATTGTAGACAAACTGTTACCGCTCATACACGACGCCTTCAACCACAAAGCTACAGGGGAATAGCATGACCTGGGAAGACCAACATCGCGATCATAGCCTTTGGTCATCAGTAAACAAAGCCTTGCAAATAATCGCCAAATATCCAGCGAATAAGATGGATGATAATCTATACAGACTAAGTTCGCTACTTAATGAGATAAGCTCACACGCCAACGTCCCTCACCCAGCACTTACATCAGAACATTTGAGTCAGGTTCAGACCTTAGTCGATAGAACTGTCGAACTATTAGACGCTAACCCAGCAGCGATCTTTGCGCTGCAAGCCAACCGACAGCCAGTCCCATTTACCCAACTGGCAGCCCATATCCGAACTTGGCCTACCACCGGAAAGGCGCGTCTAAACGGACTTGGAAACCGAGCTGAGCGGATCGAACGGGAATTCGCGAAGCTTTCTTCAGAAACTGATTCACAACTCAAGACCCTTAGGGCGCGTGTAGCAAAAATTCGCGAAAGCGCTTTAGCCTCCCTGCAGGTATATAAAGCCGACTCTGAACAACAACTGGATTCCCATGTCAAATCCATCGAGGATAAACTTGATGAACTCAAAAAAGATATTTCCAACATTAGACAACTGTCGAGCGACACGAACGAAACGATCGGACAGCAAAAAACACGCTTAGATACGGCACTAAACACATACCAAGAGTCCTTCGCCAAGTCTCAGGACGAGCGGGCCACAGAGTGGGACGAAGTCCTTAAGCATCACGAACTTGAAGCTAATCGCCACTTGACTCAGATGGAGGACTACGAGACCCAATCAAGAAACGTCCTCCAAGAAATTGGAATTAATGCCACAGCTTCCGACTATGGAAACTATGCGAACAATCAGTCAGAAGCCGCAGATCGCTGGCGCAATGGAGCCGTGTGGGCACTATCCATCGCGGCCTT from Zhihengliuella flava includes the following:
- the rimP gene encoding ribosome maturation factor RimP, which gives rise to MWEELMPGTPENAQPEADRLTEYLRPTVASHGLILEEVELRRSGTHRVVHVVVDRETGTDGVDLDTIAEVSESVSRALDQDPQDSEAPYDLEVSSFGVSRPLTEPRHWRRNLGRMVTARIAGADNVTGRLREVTDGGVVLVPEIQPKKGMKPKPGDPVSLPFEQVVHGKVEVEFNRPDPGAETILDSNEEA
- a CDS encoding sulfite exporter TauE/SafE family protein, yielding MELFAPDAYGWLTGSGLEAIQLGTLLLIIVVGFAAGWVDAVVGGGGLVQLPALLLVPGITPVQALATNKMGSIFGTTTSAVTYYRRVHPDLRTAIPMALIALAGSFGGAMIAAVLPAEVIKPVIVAALVAVAIFTAVKPTVGELTQLRHSGRRHHAVAALIGLIIGFYDGLLGPGTGSFLIIALVVFLGYNFLESSAKAKLVNMATNLGALAFFLPSGHLLWGLGLVLGLANMVGGYVGARMAISKGSKFIRVIFLIVVTVLIARLGYDVVADFAA
- the nusA gene encoding transcription termination factor NusA; translated protein: MDIDMSALRLLVSERGVELEQVIPTIEQALLAAYHKTPGAFSRARAEMDPKSGHVTIWADEIEKDGTVVGQFDDTPEGFGRVAASTARQVIMQRLRDAEDDKVLGRFKGREGQLVSGQIQQGNNPHMVQVDLGEIEALLPPPEQVPGESYPHGGRLRAYVTSVTKGTKGPSVTLSRTHPNLVKELFKLEVPEIADGSVSIIAVAREAGHRSKIAVHATKAGINAKGACIGEMGTRVRAVMNDLNDEKIDIVDFSEDPATFIGSALSPSKVSSVTIVDEASRQARVIVPESQLSLAIGKEGQNARLAAKLTGWRIDIVSDAQAAAGR
- a CDS encoding AraC family transcriptional regulator, which codes for MHLWNDALELIEANLTEELNMADVARAAMTSEYHFRRMFSTLSGMPVSEYVRRRRMTVAAADILRGDGILDVAIRYGYTSAEAFTRAFRAVHGISPAQAREPGASLASQSRLSFHLRVEGTTPMNHRIVDLPATTLVGLRATVPVVYSGPNQAIIDFERSIPAEVRERMAALNDVEPRGLLSVTAGNQPDATEGSDVDYWRAAATTQDTPVEFEELHLPAGTWVVFEAEGQMPQVAQQLWADAATEWFPSNPYRWAPGPQLMTADLEPGSAQGTARLWIPIEPE
- the infB gene encoding translation initiation factor IF-2 → MPKVRVHELAKELGIPSKEALAKLQEMGEFVRSASSTIEPPVVKKLRSAYPNAGGGEQKSDKPAAKPSAAKSAPKPGPKPAPKPAAEAPKPAPAAEAPKPAAQAEAPKPGAPKPGPKPAPKPGAPRPGNNPYASSQGMRSRDGGRGEGGRRGGPRPGNNPYSSSQGMRSRDAGRGEGGRGPARQGAGQGGPRPAPGQGGPRPAPGQGGPRPGAPRPGGSGGGAPRPNPNMMPAQRPAKPAPGGGRPGAGGRPGGGGPGRPGGGPGGFRGGGGRGRGGTAGAFGKGGSRGKQRKSKRAKRQEFEQQRERQFGGVTVPKGDGNTVVRLRRGASVADFAEKINANPAALVTVLMTLGEMATATQSLDETTFELLGEELGYKVEVVSPEDEERELLESFDIDIEGEAEAETDDMLEARPPVITVMGHVDHGKTRLLDAIRRSNVIEGEAGGITQHIGAYQVHAEHEGQDRAITFIDTPGHEAFTAMRARGAKVTDIAVLVVAADDGVMPQTVEALNHALAAEVPVVVAVNKMDKEGANPEKVKGQLAEYGLVPEDYGGDTMFIAVSALKGDGIDDLLEAVLLTADAALDLRANPDKNARGIAIEANLDKGRGAVATVLVQSGTLAVGDTIVAGHGHGRVRAMFNENGEAMDVALPSRPVQVLGLSTVPRAGDTFLATEDERTARQIAEKREAADRNAQLAKRRKRITLEDFDQAVAEGKIDTLNLILKGDVSGAVEALEDSLLKIDVGEEVQLRVIHRGVGAITQNDVNLATVDDAIIIGFNVRPAERVQELADKEGVDMRFYSVIYAALDDIENALKGMLKPEYEEVQLGTAEIREVFRSSKWGNIAGSIVRSGIMRRNAKARLVRDGKVVAEKLSIESLKRFKDDATEVREGYECGIGLGAFNDIKEGDIIETFEMQEKPRV
- a CDS encoding benzoate/H(+) symporter BenE family transporter, coding for MLRFSQPITAGVMAAVTGFASSFAIVLAGLSAVGASATQLTSALLAVCLLNGVLAMALSWATRLPLSFAWSTPGAALLATAGAVTDQFDAAVGALIVTAALIVVTGCWPALGRLVGRIPASIAAAMLAGILFPICLAPVTASLELPAYALPIVVVWLAARRWAPRAAVPAAMLATAVAVAVYAWGTTPPPASALLPRLEFVAPAWDPAVIVALSVPLYIVTMAGQNLPGFTVLTTFGYRQPVATPVLLSSGAASGVGALFAAPTVNLAALSAAIVAGPEAGEERDHRWIAAFTGGATYVVLGLAAPFATLLVEAAPESLIQAAAGLALMTAMLNAVSTAFEREDQRLVALGTFLVVASGLTIAGIGSAFWGLLAGGALLLTLPRRR
- a CDS encoding proline--tRNA ligase, which produces MALRLSTLFLRTLRDNPADAEVASHQLLMRAGYIRRAAPGIYTWLPMGLKVLAKVEAIVREEMNAIGGQEVSFPALLPREPYEATGRWEEYGEGLFRLQDRKDADYLLAPTHEEMFTLLVKDLYNSYKDLPVYLYQIQQKYRDEARPRAGLLRGREFVMKDSYSFTIDDEGLEEAYQKHRAAYLKIFERLGLEVVPVAATAGAMGGSTSEEFLHPTPIGEDTFVRSAGGYAANVEAVSTVVPEEIPYDDAASFQVRHTPNTPTIATLVDAANEIAPREDGQWTAADTLKNVALTIVHPSGARQVVIVGVPGDRGVDLKRVQANIGLLMEISGEVSVEQASDEDLRSHPLLVKGYMGPGLGLDHQVLGSEGATGLTYLVDPRVVSGTTWITGANVRGQHVFGLVAGRDFTWDGTIEACEVREGDEAPDGSGPLQTARGIELGHIFQLGRKYAEALHLRVLDANGKQATVTMGSYGIGVTRAVAAIAEHYHDDQGLIWPRSVAPADVHVLVTGKGDELIEGAEKIVADLESRGVEVLYDDRPKVSAGVKFGDAELIGIPTVVVVGRGFADGQIEVKDRATGERENVAVADVVDHVAGIVRG
- a CDS encoding YlxR family protein, coding for MSEHHSPQRTCIGCRRVDDQAALLRWVLDRETTPFTVVPDPARRKSGRGAWMHPQPECAAIIVKKRAFARAFRAPVPTPDESVMHAAIDAFATCGRAEANVQPESGSED